The proteins below come from a single Prolixibacter sp. NT017 genomic window:
- a CDS encoding ATP-binding protein, whose amino-acid sequence MSTNIVLNAIESLNNYNLCFLKFVSANDSGDTGGHQDGIYIPKNAIPILFETPGQKGMNKEKYAAIEWANGKISKSRFIYYGKGSRNEYRITRLGAKLTTGQLFILLKNENEYKAFLLAPEDGEKFLKQVSLDRTDTNQIFNTEDLFPLKAKKKVDSVRTKINEGIYHIRPAGRHILTIGRDLIKDNYAAIVELVKNSYDADARNVEILFSAIYIGAEKHLRIVVADDGHGMDYDTVTNKWMVPSTNDKLIRKYSPSGRLMQGRKGIGRYATAILGNQVFLETYNKKSEATTVFIDWNEFEEKEYLEDVPILIEKFNVAGPSKTVIEITGESAMLNSWTKENIDSLIIELKKLKDPRFSYTDEDEFNITLKFSDFPVEAYDNGTYQIEPFPLFDLFDYRISGTISTNGVANLTYENKSVVGIIPEKYEYQIKFQKNESSCGEVNLDIRVYDREGDSIQNLIDRGLKDTITGQALGRLEARRILNENCGIGVYRGNFRIRPYGDPGYDWLELDKARVQNPSMKIGSNQVIGFVDIQAEEESGLEEKSARDGLKEDGHYQGLKKIVSSAIVKLEQNRFQFRSRTGKGRKNQTANEIVNSLFNLSDLKTSIESEIENIEIPDEVKSKVSELFARKESENTALSETLKRKIAEYEGQVTLGKIVNVILHEGRKPFMYYTNHIPLIKLEAESLKQSFNQDTLNSVIKKVDDITFQSKILIDLFKKIDPLAAKRRDNKELFSVCEAIETTRKVFENEFGRNGISFQLDCEPDISFNGWKSDFYIVFTNLIENSIYWFSDSELDKKQISIDVTNLGGLLKINYYDNGIGIEPKFIEDSTIFEPGFSTKSGGTGLGLSIAGEAMERNNCRLKAEDVDNGVHFIVEQIHNKND is encoded by the coding sequence ATGAGCACCAACATTGTATTAAATGCAATTGAGTCTTTAAATAACTACAATTTATGCTTCTTAAAATTTGTTTCTGCAAATGATTCGGGAGATACTGGAGGTCACCAAGATGGAATATATATTCCCAAAAATGCGATCCCCATCTTATTCGAAACACCTGGGCAAAAAGGCATGAATAAAGAGAAGTATGCTGCAATTGAATGGGCAAATGGTAAAATAAGCAAATCGAGATTCATCTATTATGGAAAGGGAAGTAGAAATGAATACAGAATAACAAGACTAGGAGCCAAACTAACAACTGGTCAATTATTTATTTTACTCAAAAACGAAAATGAGTATAAAGCTTTTTTGCTTGCTCCAGAAGACGGAGAAAAATTTCTAAAACAAGTATCTCTTGATCGAACTGATACAAACCAAATATTTAATACGGAAGACCTATTTCCCCTTAAGGCAAAGAAGAAAGTAGATTCTGTAAGAACTAAAATCAACGAGGGAATTTATCATATTAGGCCTGCAGGAAGACATATTTTGACCATTGGTCGAGATCTGATAAAAGACAATTATGCAGCCATCGTTGAGCTTGTAAAAAATTCTTATGATGCTGATGCTCGAAATGTCGAAATACTATTTTCGGCGATATATATTGGGGCAGAGAAGCATCTCAGAATAGTTGTTGCTGACGATGGGCACGGAATGGATTATGACACTGTAACTAATAAGTGGATGGTCCCGTCGACTAACGATAAGCTGATACGAAAATATAGTCCATCAGGCAGATTAATGCAAGGGAGAAAAGGAATTGGAAGATATGCTACTGCAATTTTGGGAAATCAAGTATTCCTTGAGACATACAATAAAAAAAGTGAGGCCACAACTGTATTTATAGACTGGAATGAATTTGAAGAGAAGGAGTATCTGGAAGATGTACCTATCCTGATTGAGAAATTTAACGTAGCTGGACCAAGCAAAACGGTTATTGAGATTACAGGAGAATCGGCTATGCTGAATAGCTGGACAAAAGAAAACATTGATTCTTTAATTATTGAACTTAAAAAATTAAAGGACCCTCGCTTTAGCTATACCGACGAAGATGAATTCAATATAACACTAAAATTTTCGGATTTTCCGGTTGAAGCTTATGACAATGGAACATACCAAATTGAACCGTTCCCACTCTTTGATCTATTTGATTATCGAATCAGCGGCACCATATCTACTAACGGCGTTGCGAATCTCACATATGAAAATAAATCTGTGGTAGGTATAATTCCAGAGAAATATGAATATCAAATCAAATTTCAGAAAAATGAATCTAGCTGCGGAGAAGTGAACCTTGACATAAGAGTTTATGACAGAGAAGGTGACTCTATACAGAATCTCATAGATAGAGGTCTTAAAGACACAATAACAGGACAAGCATTAGGACGATTAGAGGCCAGACGAATACTAAACGAAAACTGTGGTATTGGGGTTTATCGGGGCAATTTTAGAATAAGACCATATGGAGACCCAGGATACGATTGGTTGGAATTAGATAAGGCAAGAGTACAAAATCCATCTATGAAGATTGGTAGCAACCAAGTTATTGGATTTGTTGACATACAAGCGGAAGAAGAATCAGGCCTAGAAGAAAAAAGTGCCAGAGATGGTTTAAAAGAAGATGGTCACTATCAAGGATTGAAAAAAATTGTCTCAAGTGCGATAGTAAAACTCGAACAGAATCGATTTCAATTTAGGTCAAGAACGGGAAAGGGACGAAAAAATCAGACAGCCAATGAAATTGTTAATTCACTTTTTAATCTTTCTGATTTAAAAACAAGTATTGAATCAGAAATCGAAAACATTGAAATACCTGATGAGGTCAAAAGTAAAGTATCAGAGCTATTTGCAAGAAAAGAGAGTGAGAATACGGCTTTATCAGAAACTTTAAAAAGAAAAATTGCAGAATATGAAGGCCAAGTAACATTAGGAAAAATTGTTAATGTCATTCTTCATGAGGGAAGGAAGCCCTTTATGTACTATACAAATCATATACCTTTGATAAAATTGGAAGCTGAATCTTTGAAACAAAGTTTTAATCAAGACACACTCAATTCCGTGATCAAGAAAGTTGATGATATTACATTCCAATCTAAAATCTTAATAGACCTCTTTAAAAAGATTGACCCACTGGCTGCAAAAAGAAGAGACAACAAAGAACTATTCTCTGTTTGCGAGGCAATCGAAACAACAAGAAAGGTCTTTGAAAATGAATTTGGCAGAAATGGAATAAGTTTTCAACTGGATTGTGAGCCCGACATCTCTTTCAATGGTTGGAAAAGTGATTTTTATATCGTGTTCACCAATTTAATTGAAAATAGTATATATTGGTTTAGCGATTCTGAGCTCGATAAAAAACAAATTAGTATTGATGTGACAAATTTAGGAGGATTACTTAAAATTAATTATTACGATAACGGAATTGGAATTGAACCCAAATTTATTGAAGATAGTACTATATTTGAGCCAGGCTTCTCCACAAAATCAGGAGGGACAGGTCTAGGATTGTCGATCGCCGGAGAAGCAATGGAAAGAAACAATTGTCGTTTAAAAGCTGAAGATGTAGACAATGGAGTACACTTTATAGTTGAACAAATACATAACAAAAATGACTAA
- a CDS encoding type II restriction endonuclease: protein MKKLQELFRGVGFKRVSSVEINPLKSNQHELNGISPFKKLFGVEKKSFKGRFIYLPDDKEQFFEEEGTCTWYDARENHPTRTEFRLFYSCNGIFQRANEDDLLIILWKSDDDLWLILTPKDSTNEQQLIWLFDLHKFNSNYRLGVTNVIRDKDEEFAQNYILEMLGIELVIPNEQLLNEMLLKFGSHFPPTAVFSDYARKTLENIPVFEDPDEALLVSFKREEYLFKLLERFFVSKKLQQGFGNDGLDVDQFINYSLSVHNRRKSRAGYSLENHLEYIFLSHKILFSRGALTERKSKPDFLFPGIEYYRDSLFDPTFLKMLGSKTTAKDRWRQVLSEADRISYKHLITLEPSISVMQTNEMKAHNVKLVVPTKIKTTYTPEQQKDILSFSDFLEIMKSNQEKIGIMP, encoded by the coding sequence ATGAAAAAACTTCAGGAACTGTTTAGAGGTGTGGGGTTTAAGCGGGTCTCTTCTGTTGAAATCAATCCGTTGAAATCCAACCAACATGAGCTTAATGGAATTTCACCTTTTAAAAAGTTATTTGGAGTTGAAAAAAAGTCGTTCAAGGGAAGATTTATTTACCTACCTGATGATAAAGAACAGTTTTTTGAAGAAGAAGGAACCTGTACATGGTATGATGCAAGAGAAAACCATCCCACGAGGACAGAATTCAGGCTTTTTTACTCCTGTAATGGTATTTTCCAGAGAGCTAACGAAGATGATCTACTCATTATTTTATGGAAAAGTGACGATGATTTATGGCTCATATTAACTCCCAAAGATTCAACAAATGAGCAACAACTTATTTGGCTATTCGATTTGCATAAATTTAACTCCAATTACAGACTTGGGGTGACCAATGTTATTCGAGATAAAGATGAGGAATTTGCTCAAAACTATATTCTTGAGATGTTGGGTATTGAATTAGTTATTCCTAATGAACAGCTTTTGAATGAAATGCTGCTGAAATTTGGAAGTCATTTTCCGCCAACAGCTGTTTTTTCGGATTATGCAAGAAAAACATTGGAGAACATACCCGTATTCGAAGATCCTGATGAAGCACTCCTTGTGTCGTTCAAGAGAGAAGAATACCTTTTTAAACTTCTGGAACGATTCTTTGTCTCAAAAAAATTACAACAGGGATTTGGAAACGACGGGTTGGATGTAGATCAATTTATAAATTATTCATTAAGTGTCCACAACAGACGAAAATCACGAGCTGGCTACTCCCTTGAAAATCATCTTGAATATATCTTTTTAAGCCACAAAATTTTGTTTTCCAGAGGTGCGTTAACTGAAAGAAAAAGCAAACCCGATTTTCTCTTCCCCGGAATTGAATATTATCGTGATTCTCTATTTGACCCTACGTTTCTAAAGATGCTTGGCTCCAAAACCACAGCAAAAGACCGATGGCGTCAGGTTCTTTCGGAAGCTGATCGGATTTCCTATAAACACTTAATCACTTTGGAACCATCCATCAGTGTCATGCAAACCAATGAAATGAAAGCACATAATGTAAAATTGGTTGTGCCAACCAAAATAAAAACAACATACACCCCAGAACAACAAAAAGATATTTTATCGTTCTCAGACTTTTTAGAAATAATGAAAAGCAACCAAGAAAAAATTGGAATTATGCCTTAA